The genomic window CCGGCTGTTGATGTATTCGGATGGCGTGACCGAATGCCCCGGCCCCGATGGGACGATGCTGGAAGAGAAAGGGCTGTTGCAGATGCTCAGCCGTGGCGAGGGGATGAGCGGAGCAGAGTTTTTGGAGAAGCTGGTAAGTGAGTTGAAAGGCCATGCCAACGGCCCGGACCTGCCGGATGATATCTCGGCCGTGATGCTGGAATATACCGGGTCCGGGACAGGTGCCGCTATTCCAGCCAGACCTCGACACGGCGGTTGACCGCGCGGCCCCAGTCGGTGTCGTCACAGGCCATGGGCATCGCCTCCCCAAACGCGTCAACGCGCAGTTGCAGGCGGTTAAGATCGGCGGCGCTGGCGGCCTCGATAATGGCGCTGCGCACGGTTTCGGCACGGCCACGGGCCAGACGCAGATTGGTGGCGGCATCACCTGCGCCATCTGAAAACCCCACAAAGACCAGCTGCCGCCCGTCGAACTGCCCTTGCTCTATCGCACGGGCAAGCCGCGAGACGGAGCTGCGCGATTGCGTATCCAGATCGGCGGTTCCGGCAGCAAAGCGGAAACTGGGTGACAGGCGCTGGCTGTCGCTGATCCGCGCCGCGAGCCGTTGCAGCTCGGGCAGGGTGATTTCGTCGCCTGTCACGGCGATGGCATTGGCCAGCCGATTGCCCTGGCTGGCCGCAGGTATCGGCAGGATCGACTGGGTTACAAACCCCGCACGGCGGATCGTCCGTTCTGCGGCCCGGCTTTCGAAGAACGACAGGAATTCGCGCACCAGTTGTGGCAGGCGCCGGGCCGGCGTGTAGACAAGAAGCGGCGCGGTCAGCGGGTAATCTTCGGCCTTCAGGCTGGCGGGCGTGGCGGTCTGGCTGAACCCGCAGATCCCGCCAAGGGCAAGCGCGCGGGCATTGTCGATGGCAGAAAAGGAGGTGATGCCGATCGCATAGGGATCGCGGGCAACAGCGCTGGCCAGATCATGCGGGTCCATATGGCGTATGATATCGGGACCAGGGTCCAGACCTGCGGGAAGCAGAACCCGGTTGGCAAAGCCCTGCGCCAGACCCGAGCCTGCCTGCATCAGATGCAGCGCAATGGGCGCGTCACCGCCGCCCAGATCGGCCCAGTTGATAATCTCCCCCGCAAAGACGCGGGCCAGATCGGGCAGTGCGATGCCACGAATGGGGTTTTCGGGCGAGACCACCGCCACCAGCCCGTCCAACCCCAGCACGCGGGCGCGTTGGGGCTGGCCCAGATTGCCCAGATCGGCCAGGTCCGCCGCATCGCGTTCCACCGGCGAGGGTTGGCGCAAAGCCAGCGCCAGGTCTGCGTCACGGTTCAGCAGCGCCTCGAACGCCTGATCGGTGGTGCCGGGGATGAGGGTGAACCGCGCCGCAACCGTGTCGTCGGACCGACGGGTCAGGGTGAAGGTGGAGTGCCCGTTCGCCCCCAGCGCGCGGGCAACATCCATCCCGCGATCACGGGCAAAAGCCTGGATCAGGGCAGGCATCAGCCGGTCGGCGATCACCGCCGCACCGGCAAACCGGGCCTCGGCCACAAAGCTTTCCAGATCGGGGCATCCCGGCCCGACACAAGACACACCCTGCGCCGAGACGGTCAGCGGCCCATAGATCGTATCAACCCGGTAAAACTCCCCGTCAAAACCGATCAGCGCGCCATCAAGTTCAATCGCACCATCAAGCGACCGCAGGGTCACATCCTGCGCAGCGGCAGGAGACAGGGTCAGAAAACCGAAAAGGGCAGCTCTGACAGCCGCCCTTGGCAATATGTGCATAGGTGCCTGTGCCGGGTTGGATTCAGTTCGCGGCGAGTCTCAGGTCCTGCAGAAGATTTTGCAACACCAGATAATCACCCACCGCATCGCAATCGGGCAGGGTAAAGGTCAGTTCGGTCACTGTGGCCGGGTTTTCGGGGTCGGTTTCAATGGTGCGGGCTATGGTGGGCAAGCCGCAATTGCGGTGGGTAACCGGCGCCTCGATCAAGATGCGGACACTGCCCTCACGGGTCAGCGTGTCGCGGGGAAAGGTATAAATCTCGGCCATCATCGGCGCTTCCACCCCATCGTTTCCAAGCCGGGTGACAAAGCCGCCGGTGCCGGTTTCGGCGCGGGCGATACTGCCGGTATTTCCGGCCCAGATATGGCCGGGCTCCCCGTAATCGGCGCCAAATTCCAGGGCATGCAATTCCAGATCGCGGGCGTCTTCCCAGGCGACAGCGACACGGTCGTACTCTGCCAGATCCGGCACGGTGACCCGCGCGGTTTGTGCCACCTCGCCCATGCGGATGGTGAAGAAAGCGGGGGTTTCAAAGACCGGAATATCGGTGGTCAGAAGGCCCATGGCATCCGTGGCCTCGGTCAGGGTCAGGCCGGAATGTTCGATCACGATCCGGGCGGCAGGCTGACACGGGTCCATGATATCAAGCGCGACCATTGCGGCGGGTTCCGCGCTGGCGGTGACGGTCAGCCCGCAAGGCAGGCCGAAGGCGCTGACGTTTTGGGTATCGGTTGCGGTCAGGGGGGTATCAGATGTGCTGGCCATCCGGTCCGACAGGGCGCTGCCGGGTTGCGGCAGGTCGGGCTGCATCAACACGGCGTCGGGCGTATCGGGCAGGGGCGGTATATGTGTCGGGGTGACAGGCGCGTCTGCCACCGATGCAGGCAAGGGCATCATATCAGGTGCGGTATCCGATGTCCCGGAAGGGCTGGAGGGTTGAGAGATCGCAACGGCCTGTCGGGCAGGGGTCGCT from Rhodophyticola sp. CCM32 includes these protein-coding regions:
- a CDS encoding phosphate ABC transporter substrate-binding/OmpA family protein; translated protein: MTLRSLDGAIELDGALIGFDGEFYRVDTIYGPLTVSAQGVSCVGPGCPDLESFVAEARFAGAAVIADRLMPALIQAFARDRGMDVARALGANGHSTFTLTRRSDDTVAARFTLIPGTTDQAFEALLNRDADLALALRQPSPVERDAADLADLGNLGQPQRARVLGLDGLVAVVSPENPIRGIALPDLARVFAGEIINWADLGGGDAPIALHLMQAGSGLAQGFANRVLLPAGLDPGPDIIRHMDPHDLASAVARDPYAIGITSFSAIDNARALALGGICGFSQTATPASLKAEDYPLTAPLLVYTPARRLPQLVREFLSFFESRAAERTIRRAGFVTQSILPIPAASQGNRLANAIAVTGDEITLPELQRLAARISDSQRLSPSFRFAAGTADLDTQSRSSVSRLARAIEQGQFDGRQLVFVGFSDGAGDAATNLRLARGRAETVRSAIIEAASAADLNRLQLRVDAFGEAMPMACDDTDWGRAVNRRVEVWLE